The proteins below are encoded in one region of Apium graveolens cultivar Ventura chromosome 4, ASM990537v1, whole genome shotgun sequence:
- the LOC141719565 gene encoding uncharacterized protein LOC141719565, with translation MMNSLPSIAQAFSLIKQEEKQRQGYVSSNAFLGNVKIDASTASTIANANTASNDTLNSKRQGLGCNYCHKEGHTKENCFKLIGYPPRGRGKGKFSGVQGGFRTHPAQMQTNQQANNIHQSVSSSPQLSLEQIQKQMARISQMVSNLASPATTPVGNVTLEDHVSSIAGSGPAAYLGNWC, from the exons ATGATGAATTCATTGCCCTCAATTGCACAGGCTTTCTCCCTCATTAAACAAGAAGAGAAACAAAGGCAAGGCTATGTTTCTTCTAATGCTTTTCTTGGCAATGTTAAAATTGATGCATCCACAGCCTCTACAATTGCTAATGCAAACACTGCTTCCAATGATACACTGAATTCTAAAAGGCAAGGATTAGGATGCAATTACTGTCATAAGGAGGGACATACCAAAGAGAATTGCTTCAAGCTCATTGGATATCCTCCGAGAGGCCGTGGCAAGGGAAAATTTAGTGGGGTTCAAGGAGGTTTTCGAACTCATCCTGCACAAATGCAGACTAATCAGCAAGCTAACAATATTCATCAATCTGTTAGTTCATCTCCTCAACTTTCTCTGGAACAGATTCAAAAACAGATGGCTAGAATCAGTCAAATGGTTTCTAATTTGGCAAGTCCTGCTACTACTCCTGTAGGAAATGTTACTCTAGAAGATCATGTATCTTCTATTGCAG GTTCAGGACCAGCTGCATATCTTGGCAACTGGTGTTGA